A stretch of Prionailurus bengalensis isolate Pbe53 chromosome E4, Fcat_Pben_1.1_paternal_pri, whole genome shotgun sequence DNA encodes these proteins:
- the AQP10 gene encoding aquaporin-10, which translates to MFHTSDIVQQGTESQKPALGRRQGPAPDPQPPGPAVPGRVSGCICAHGRPGNGGRKEGRRANVSASISSSWCLTSFNHASFLSLPLSLRFQPPSISPFPVFTPPPQLLYFLSLYCSSPFLADRPPCYFGALSLSAAPLPSLAPGFQAPHAWSSAPHLPSPHQLLTQGAGAQAVTSGETKGNFFTMFLAGSLAVTIAIYVGGNVSGAHLNPAFSLAMCLLGRLPWAKFPVYCLVQLLSAFCASGATYAVYYDALQNYTGGNLTVTGPKETASIFATYPAPYLSLNNGFLDQVLGTGILIVGILAILDTRNKGVPAGLEPVAVGLLILAIGLSLGANCGFPLNPARDLGPRLFTYVAGWGPEVFSAGNGWWWVPVVAPLVGATLGTATYQLLVALHHPEEKSESAQDLEFAQHTA; encoded by the exons ATGTTCCACACGAGTGACATTGTGCAACAGGGGACGGAGAGTCAGAAG CCAGCCCTTGGCCGACGTCAAGGGCCGGCTCCGGATCCGCAGCCACCTGGCCCGGCAGTGCCTGGCAGAGTTTCTGGGTGTATTTGTGCTCATGGTAGGCCGGGTAacgggggaaggaaagaggggaggagggcgaACGTTTCTGCCTCTATCTCTTCATCCTGGTGTCTCACTTCATTCAACCATGCATCATTTCTGTCCCTGCCCTTGTCCCTTCGGTTCCAGCCCCCGTCCATCTCTCCCTTCCCAGTCTTCACTCCTCCCCCACAGCTCCTCTATTTCCTCTCCCTCTATTGTTCCTCCCCCTTTCTTGCTGACCGCCCCCCCTGTTACTttggtgccctctctctctcagctgctCCCCTTCCCAGCCTTGCTCCAGGCTTCCAGGCTCCCCATGCCTGGTCCTCTGCTCCtcatcttccctctccccaccagtTGCTCACCCAGGGGGCTGGAGCCCAGGCTGTCACCAGTGGAGAAACGAAAGGCAACTTCTTCACCATGTTTCTGGCTGGCTCTCTGGCCGTGACCATAGCCATCTACGTGGGTGGTAACGTTTCAG GGGCCCACCTGAACCCAGCCTTCTCCCTGGCCATGTGCCTGCTGGGACGCCTCCCCTGGGCCAAGTTCCCCGTTTACTGCTTGGTGCAGCTTCTATCTGCTTTCTGTGCCTCTGGAGCCACCTATGCCGTCTACTACG ATGCCCTACAGAACTATACAGGTGGGAACCTGACGGTGACTGGCCCCAAGGAGACAGCCTCCATCTTTGCCACCTATCCTGCCCCTTACCTGTCCCTGAACAATGGCTTCCTGGATCAG GTGCTGGGCACGGGGATCCTGATTGTGGGGATCCTGGCCATCCTGGACACACGGAACAAGGGAGTGCCTGCAGGTCTGGAGCCTGTGGCTGTGGGGCTGCTGATCCTGGCCATCGGGCTATCCCTGGGTGCCAACTGTGGGTTCCCACTCAACCCTGCCCGGGACCTGGGCCCACGGCTTTTCACCTACGTGGCTGGCTGGGGCCCTGAAGTCTTCAG TGCTGGTAACGGCTGGTGGTGGGTGCCTGTGGTGGCCCCTCTGGTGGGGGCGACTCTTGGCACGGCCACGTACCAGCTGCTGGTGGCTCTCCACCACCCCGAGGAGAAGTCAGAGTCGGCTCAGGATCTAGAGTTTGCCCAACATACAGCCTGA